From Rhodamnia argentea isolate NSW1041297 chromosome 10, ASM2092103v1, whole genome shotgun sequence, a single genomic window includes:
- the LOC115749269 gene encoding abscisic acid receptor PYL4 yields the protein MPSNAPQSSVLLHRINPSPAPAAAAAMTATTCRDYPTKRTPLLACPVPEAAALYHTYAVGPNQCCSAMVQRIDAPVSTVWSFVRRFDNPQAYKHFVKSCHLLAGGGDVGTLREIRVVSGLPASNSTERLEILDDERHVISFSVVGGDHRLANYRSVTTIHPSGDGEGEGTVVVESYVVDVPPGNTKEETCVFADTIVRCNLQSLSQISQNLSRNINDDNHINNKPFSP from the coding sequence ATGCCCTCCAACGCCCCTCAATCCTCCGTCCTCCTCCACCGGATCAACCCGAGCCCTGCCCCGGCCGCGGCCGCTGCCATGACGGCTACCACGTGCCGCGACTACCCCACGAAGCGCACGCCCCTCCTCGCGTGCCCCGTCCCCGAGGCGGCCGCCCTCTACCACACCTACGCCGTCGGCCCCAACCAGTGCTGCTCTGCCATGGTGCAGCGCATCGACGCCCCCGTCTCCACCGTCTGGTCCTTCGTCCGCCGCTTCGACAACCCCCAGGCCTACAAGCACTTCGTCAAGAGCTGCCACCTCCtcgccggcggcggcgacgtgGGGACCCTCCGCGAGATCCGCGTCGTCTCCGGCCTTCCCGCCTCCAACAGCACCGAGCGCCTCGAGATCCTCGACGACGAGCGCCACGTCATCAGCTTCAGCGTGGTCGGCGGCGACCACCGCCTCGCCAACTACAGGTCCGTCACCACGATCCACCCCTCCGGCGACGGGGAGGGGGAGGGCACCGTCGTCGTCGAGTCGTACGTCGTCGACGTCCCTCCGGGCAACACCAAGGAAGAGACCTGCGTCTTCGCGGACACCATCGTCCGCTGCAACCTCCAGTCCCTCTCTCAGATCTCACAAAACTTGTCCAGAAACATCAACGACGACAACCACATCAACAACAAACCCTTCTCCCCGTGA
- the LOC115749258 gene encoding ankyrin repeat-containing protein ITN1-like: MERRLYKAAAEGDVASLLDLLKEDPLILDRCTAWSYDETPLHVAAMLGHEKFVDEILDRKPELAGELDSRKLSPLHLATAKGYLGVVKKLLRMNVDMCYARDKYGRNPLHVAVVKDRVNVLKELVRESPHAASHKMEHGETILHLCVKHSNLEALKLLVETVGDHEFVNSKNDDGDTILHLAAADKHTETINFLMSCTPVEANSLNRNGLAAHDLLEQSGIEPMTTMALPSKANDQRIASPVQQKGSKKNVKKQYDWLERKKNALMVVASLTATMAFQVGVNPPGGFWQDTNQGDASTKPHHAGFSILADNYPVAYSRFLAINTLGFLASLSIILLLVSGLPLRRRFFMWILMVIMWIAITSIAFIYGLSITVLTPSPERNAIYEIIGFGIFAWAGLMVLLLVGHTIRLVLMAARNVKKIVTRSSSASLVMHQDSV, from the exons ATGGAGAGGAGGCTTTACAAAGCAGCAGCGGAAGGAGATGTGGCTTCTTTGCTCGATTTGCTCAAAGAGGATCCACTGATTCTGGATAGGTGTACCGCGTGGTCTTACGATGAGACTCCATTGCATGTAGCGGCGATGCTCGGACATGAGAAATTCGTTGACGAGATTCTGGATCGGAAACCCGAGCTTGCAGGAGAGCTGGACTCTCGGAAATTATCCCCGCTGCACCTCGCGACAGCGAAAGGTTATCTTGGAGTAGTGAAGAAACTGCTGAGGATGAATGTGGATATGTGCTACGCTCGTGACAAATATGGTAGGAACCCTCTTCACGTTGCAGTGGTTAAAGACCGAGTCAATGTTCTAAAGGAACTGGTTCGAGAGAGTCCCCATGCCGCAAGTCATAAGATGGAGCATGGAGAGACTATACTTCATCTATGTGTGAAGCATAGTAATTTGGAAGCTCTGAAGCTTCTGGTGGAGACTGTTGGAGATCATGAGTTTGTTAATTCGAAGAACGACGACGGCGACACGATATTGCACCTAGCTGCTGCAGATAAGCACACTGAG ACAATAAATTTCTTGATGTCTTGCACACCAGTGGAAGCGAACTCTCTCAACCGGAACGGTCTGGCGGCACATGACCTTTTAGAACAGAGTGGAATCGAGCCCATGACGACGATGGCCTTACCTTCAAAGGCAAACGATCAGAGAATCGCATCCCCGGTGCAGCAAAAAGGTTCGAAGAAGAATGTCAAGAAACAGTATGATTGGctcgaaaggaaaaagaatgcgCTGATGGTTGTCGCGTCTTTAACCGCGACAATGGCATTCCAAGTTGGTGTCAACCCTCCGGGTGGTTTCTGGCAAGACACTAACCAAGGCGACGCTTCGACAAAACCGCACCATGCAGGATTTTCCATCCTGGCCGACAATTACCCTGTAGCATACTCGCGATTCCTGGCCATTAACACATTAGGCTTTCTCGCGTCCCTCAGCATCATCCTGTTACTCGTGAGCGGCCTCCCTTTGAGGCGTAGGTTCTTCATGTGGATCCTGATGGTGATCATGTGGATCGCCATCACATCCATTGCGTTCATCTACGGTCTCTCGATAACAGTCTTAACGCCCTCTCCTGAAAGGAACGCGATCTACGAGATAATAGGGTTCGGAATCTTCGCGTGGGCTGGCTTGATGGTTCTGCTCCTCGTTGGGCACACGATACGCCTGGTACTGATGGCTGCTCGCAACGTCAAGAAAATAGTCACTCGAAGTTCTTCTGCCTCGCTGGTCATGCACCAAGACAGCGTCTGA
- the LOC115749268 gene encoding protein trichome birefringence-like 35 gives MHRWSRKKSPFPLVALVSLGFIVCTILYHESSIRQIYRDPDQVPQKQPKITYVRPNQSARRSKAPGVLDRFSRCNSTREYSGRKIRWDEAALVSRQRRVDLERCNVFSGRWVFDNMSFPMYSESECPYMSDQLACHKHGRSDLDYQYWRWQPHHCNIKRWSVTEMWDKLRGKRLMFVGDSLNRGQWISMLCLLHSATSKDKRSITPNAPLTIFTSEEYNATVEFLWAPLLVESNSDDPVNHRLDERIIRPDSILKHAAQLEHADILVFNTYLWWRQGPVKLLWSDDRNGDCEELDGLGAMELAMETWADWVTTKLDPRKKVLFVTMSPTHLWSQEWKPGSEGNCYSERAPIDVEGHWGTGSDLPTMRMVDQVLGKLGPRVSVVNITQLSEYRKDGHPSIYRKFWETLKPEQLANPASYSDCIHWCLPGVPDVWNQLLFHFL, from the exons ATGCATCGATGGAGTAGAAAGAAGAGCCCTTTCCCCCTGGTCGCGCTCGTCTCCCTCGGCTTCATCGTTTGTACGATTCTGTACCACGAAAGCAGCATCCGACAAATCTACCGAGACCCGGATCAAGTCCCCCAGAAGCAACCTAAGATCACTTACGTGAGGCCGAATCAATCAGCTCGTAGGAGCAAAGCTCCTG GGGTCTTGGATAGATTTAGCAGATGCAACTCGACGAGAGAGTACAGTGGGAGGAAGATCAGGTGGGATGAGGCTGCACTGGTGTCCCGTCAACGAAGGGTTGATTTGGAGAGGTGCAATGTGTTTTCGGGGAGATGGGTGTTCGACAACATGTCGTTCCCGATGTACAGCGAGTCGGAATGCCCGTACATGTCGGACCAGCTGGCTTGCCACAAGCATGGGAGGTCTGATTTGGACTACCAGTATTGGAGATGGCAACCTCATCATTGCAATATAAAGAG ATGGAGCGTTACGGAAATGTGGGACAAGTTGAGAGGAAAAAGACTAATGTTTGTTGGAGATTCATTGAATCGAGGGCAATGGATATCGATGCTCTGTTTGCTGCATTCGGCAACTTCCAAGGACAAAAGATCTATAACGCCTAATGCACCTCTTACAATCTTTACATCAGAG GAATATAATGCCACTGTCGAATTTCTCTGGGCCCCTCTCCTTGTTGAATCTAACTCCGATGATCCGGTGAACCATAGATTGGACGAGCGAATAATACGGCCGGATTCAATCCTGAAGCATGCGGCACAGTTGGAGCATGCTGACATTTTGGTCTTCAACACATATTTGTGGTGGAGACAAGGTCCTGTTAAGCTACT ATGGAGTGATGACAGAAATGGCGATTGTGAAGAATTAGATGGTTTGGGTGCGATGGAGTTGGCAATGGAGACATGGGCAGACTGGGTGACCACTAAGCTCGATCCTCGCAAGAAAGTCCTTTTCGTTACCATGTCTCCAACACATCTCTG GAGCCAAGAATGGAAGCCTGGGAGCGAAGGGAACTGCTATAGCGAGCGGGCTCCTATTGATGTGGAGGGCCACTGGGGAACCGGTTCTGACCTGCCCACGATGCGCATGGTGGACCAAGTTCTCGGCAAGTTGGGTCCGAGAGTCTCCGTGGTCAACATCACTCAGCTCTCAGAGTACCGAAAAGACGGGCATCCGTCTATCTATCGGAAGTTCTGGGAGACGCTGAAGCCCGAGCAACTGGCAAACCCCGCGAGTTACTCTGACTGCATCCACTGGTGTCTGCCGGGTGTGCCTGATGTGTGGAATCAGCtattgtttcattttttgtga